The sequence below is a genomic window from Pleurocapsa sp. PCC 7327.
GAATGAAGTGTAAAAAGTCAAAAAATTCAGGTCAATAAAAATGGACAAAGACGATCGCAGTCAAACAACATTAACTTTTGAAGATTTATCTTTTATTGATGAACTGAATGAAAGAGAAAAAGTAGTTGGCGGTGAAACACAAATATTTGATGACGGTACTACTTTAGAAACAGGCGAATATTGGGATTGGGATAGCGGCTATGGGTATTTCTGGACTACATCGACAGATCTTGACGGAAACCAAGTCACTTATATCGAGGTTGGAAGAATCGCATAGACGATCTCCAGGATACTCAACCTTGGCGACAGCCTGAGCTTCTTATATCAAATCTGGTTAGACAACCACAAAAAATAGGAGTGCGACCATCTCGATCGCGATCTGTGAGCTGCGCACTACTATATTATGGCTAATTAAACGGATTTGATATTAAGCTAAATCCCTTCACTGCCTAACTATATCTTGGCTCGATATCAAATAAGCCAAACTATTAATACACTGTTTGAATCCATTCCCATTGTTGCGTCAATCCTTCAATTAAGGAGACTTTAGGAGACCATCCTAAAAGCGCTTTTGCCTTGGAAACATCTGCTCCGGTGTGACGAGCATCTCCTCTAGCCGTCTCCAAATAGTTTCTTTGAATCGGAATTGCTGCGATCGCTTCAATCTTATCCAACATATCAGCCAATACAACTCTACTACCGCCGCCGATATTGAAAGCTTCGCCAATAGCATCTGGAACGGTTGCTGCCGCTAGATTTGCTGCTACTACATCGCTGACAAAGGTAAAATCTCGCGTTTGTTGTCCGTCTCCATAAATCGGAATTGGCGCACCTACCATTGCTGCTTTAAAAAATTTATGAAATGCCATATCGGGACGTTGGCGAGGTCCGTAGACGCTAAAGTAGCGAAGGGCTGTCACTGGGACTTGAAAATTTCGGTAGTATAAAAAACATAAATATTCTGCTGCCAATTTAGTAATGCCATAGGGGGAAGTAGGCTGAGGACAAATTGATTCTGGAGTCGGCAGGGTTTCTGCATTCCCGTAGATCGACGAGCTAGAGGCAAATACCAGTCGCTTAAGGGATTTGGACTCTTTGGCAGCTTCTAAAATAATTTGAGTAGCGTTAATGTTGCGTTCTGTATAGTGACGGAAACTTTCGCCCCAGCTTGCCCGTACTCCAGCCTGAGCTGCCTGATGATAGAGGGTTTCTGCGTTCGCCAACAGTTCTTGCCAATTCAACTCATGAATCGACCCTTCTATTAACTCAAAAGAAGAGTAACTCTCAAGAGATGAAATATTTCTACGCTTAAAGCTAGGCTCGTAGTAATCATTAAATTCATCAATGCCGATTACTCTCTCCCCTTGTTTGAGTAATGCTTCAGCTAGGTGCGAGCCGATAAAACCCGCGACTCCAGTTACTATCGAAGTTGTCATAAGGCTAAAAAAGATAAATAAAAATTTTAACTCACCCTACCTAATTTCTGGATATAATTTCAGGCAATTGGCTGTAAATGTTTGCTAATTATATCCTAACGATCGCGATCGCAGAAGTTTTAGATTTCTCGCATTCAAACCAAAGTTCAGAATTTTTCAAGAATCTAAAGCTTTTTTCTGGTGGTGATATTCTAAATGACGCGCAGCTCAAATTTCTACATCTTTAGACCGATGTGTTTTTTTTGACCGAAGTAGTAAAAATATAACCAACTGCAAAAATTTTAAGCGAGCAGCACAATTTATAGAACGTAAATACCGATGGCTTGTGACATTAATTATTCGGATCGAACAACTAAGTTATGAAAATTGCATTTATTGTTAGCCATTTTCCAGTTTTATCGGAAACGTTTATTTTAAATCAAATTGTCGGCTTACTCGATCGCGGATATGAAGTTGATATTTATGCAGACCAAGTAGGTGACAGTTATAAAATCCATCCAGAGGTAGAAAAATATCGCCTCCTAGAACGAACCTACTATTGGCCTCAAATCCCAAACAATCTCTGGTGGCGGTTATTTAAAGGAATGGGATTGTTGTTAGCAAACGGCTATAAAGACCTCAGGTTGTTTATGCGATCGCTTAACTTTACTAAATATGGCAAGCAAGCTTTCTCCTTATATTTACTCTACACGGCAACTCCTTTACTGAAAAAAACATACGACATCATCCATTGTCAGTTTGGAACGCAGAGCTTCAGAGGAATGGCATTTCGTGTTATGAACTCTCCCGGCAGCAAGCTTATTGTAGCATTTCGCGGCTACGATCTCTCTGAGATGCTTCAAAGAAAAGGATCTCGCGTTTACGACGAATTATTTCAAGAAGGAGATTGTTTTTTACCCAATTGCGACTATTTAAAGCAGCTAGTTCTCAAGCTCGGTTGCAGCGAACAAAAAGTTATCGTGCATCGGTCGGGAATCGATTGCCGTCGGTTTTTCTTTACCCCGCGTCACTTGCCCTTAGATGGTCGGGTTCGGATTGTCACCATCGGTCGTTTCGTCGAAAAAAAAGGTATAGAATATGGCATTCGTGCCTTTGCCAAGATTGCTCAAGTCAATCAAAATATTGAGTACAACATTATTGGCGACGGAGCTTTGCGGCAAAAATTACAGCAACTCATTGAGGAACTAAATGTGAGTGAAAAAGTGAAGCTGCTGGGTTGGAAACATCAGGAAGAGTGTATTAAAATTCTGAACGACTCGCACATTCTCATCGCAGTGAGCGTGACGGGTAAAGACGGCGATCGAGAAGGTATTCCCAATGTCCTAAAAGAAGCAATGGCAATGGGTTTGCCAGTCATCAGCACTTTCCACGCAGGTATTCCCGAACTGGTCGAAGATGGGATTTCAGGCTTTCTAGTCTCAGAGTGCGATGTAGATGCCACAGCCGAGAAGTTAGGCTACCTAATCGAGCATCCAGAAGTCTGGTCTGAAATGGGTCGAGCTGGTCGCGCGCATGTAGAAAAATATTTTGACACGCACGCACTTAACAATGAGCTAGTAAAAATTTACCAGCAATTACTAAGCTCAGAGGAGAGCCAGCAATTAATGCAAGAATATCCCGTGAGTCAAGGATGAAAAATTTGCAGTCAAAAGAGAGGATTTTCGGATGCCGCCTGAGATAGTTCACACGCCTGAGAGCTTGCTCAGACATCCAGTTCAACTCTTTAAACAGATGTGGCGAGACTTGCTCGCTTCTCGCGAACTCGCTTGGCGACTCATGGTGCGAGATCTCAAAGCTCAGTACCGTCAGTCATTTTTGGGGATTGCCTGGGCATTTTTACCGCCAATCTTTATGGCAGCCGGATTTACGCTTGCGAATGATGCCAAGGTTATCAGCGTGAGCGCTACAGATATACCCTATCCAGCTTATGTAATGTTTAGCACGGCACTTTGGCAGACTTTTGTGGAAGCGTTAAATGGTCCCGTGCAAGCGGTGACATTGGCGAAACCAATGCTGTCCAGAGTCAATTTTCCGCGAGAAGCAATTATTTTAGCCAAGTTAGGCGAGGTGTTTTTCAACTTTGCCATCAAGCTGATTCTAATTGTGGCACTATTTGTCTGGTTTAGGGTTCCAGTTAGTTGGACGGTAATTTTGGCTCCTGTGGCACTGATTCATTTAATTATGCTGGGGACATTAATTGGTATGCTACTCTCTCCACTAGGAGCTTTATATCAAGACGTGTCAAAGGGAATAACGATGGCGACGGGATTCTGGCTGTTTTTGACTCCTGTCATTTATCCGGTGCCAAGCCAGGGAACTTTTGGAGTGTTAGTAAAACTGAATCCTGTCACCCCTCTGCTAGTAACAACGCGCGAGTTGGCAACAACCGGAGTCGTCTCAGAACCATTAGGATTTTGGATAGTAAGTATTATGACCATCGTTGGCTTAGTGCTAACATGGATTGCCTTTCGCCTAGCGCTACCTTACGTTATTGAGAGGATAAGTTCATAATGCTAAATGAGATTCAAGATAGACAAATTGACGCTCAGCCTGAAAATGCAGACATAGTTATCTCTGTTGAAAATATTTCTAAAAAGTTTTGCCGAGATTTGAGAAAGTCTCTATTTTATGGGGTTCTAGACATTGCTACAGATTTAGTTGGGGGTCGAAGAAAAAGCGATCGCTTGCGAAAGGGTGAGTTTTGGGCATTAAAAGACGTTAGCTTTCAACTGCGGCGAGGTGAAGCACTAGGCTTAGTTGGAGCCAACGGTGCAGGTAAAAGTACGCTCCTGCGTATTATTAGCGGACTAATTAAGCCAGATACTGGTCGGGTTAGAGTGAGAGGTCGATTGGCTCCGCTAATTGCGCTAGGAGCGGGATTTAATCCAATTTTGACGGGAAGAGAAAATGTTTATGCCAACATGTCGATTTTGGGTTTATCTACTAAAGAAATTAATGAAAGATTTGATGCGGTTGTCGATTTTGCGGAAATTGGGGAGGCGATCGACGCACCAGTGCAGAGCTATAGTTCTGGAATGTCGGCACGGTTGGGGTTTGCCAGCGCCATTCATACACAGCCAGATATTCTTTTAATCGATGAAGTTTTGGCTGTGGGAGATATTAAATTTAAGGCTAAATGTTATCGCAGGCTACATGAGCTAAACCAACAAGGCGTGTCTTTTATCTTAGTTAATCACAACACGCAGGCTATTTTAAATGTATGCGACTCTGCAATTTATCTATCAAAAGGTCAACTGGTTGCTTTCGGGGATACAGGGACAATTCTCAATCAGTATGAAAAAGATTTATTTTTAGAAGGGAGGGAAAACACGCCAGGAGTTTTGTATTTACCAAAAAAGTTAGAACATGAGAGTTTAGGTTTGGATTTAATTTCAATTTATTTCAAATCTCTTGAAGGTGATATTGTCGAATCGATTATTAGTGGCGAACCCATCGTTTTCTGCGTAAATTTCCGCGCTCATAAAAAATTTAGTGATGTTAATGTTCACTTAAAAATTACAGAATTACGCAAACAAGGCAATCCAATTTTATTTTTAAGTAATAAAAATGATGGAAAATCTTTTGAAGTAGGGATAGGAGAGCATGAAATCCAGCTTAAAATTCCTTATCTAAGCTTAGTACCTGGTGCATATATTATGAGCATTAAGCTTAAAGAAGGAGCGCTAGGCACTCTTGATTTGGTTGAATCTTTTAAGTTTACTGTTAAATCAGATATTAATATGGGAATAAGTTTAATTAATCAACAAAGGTCGTGGGAAATTGCGAGCAAACAATAAAGAATGATTAATTCTCAAAGTTCTAATTTTAAAGGACGAGTAGTTTTTGCTATTGGTACGGGTCGCTGTGGCACTGAATTTATTTCTAGGGTTATCAATTTAGAACCAAATGTTTCTTCAGTTCACGAACGAAATCCGTTGAATGAAACCTTTCATCGCTACTGTAAGTGGTATGGTTTACCAGTGGATAGCGAGGGATTTTTACAGACAAAAGAAGGCGAGATTCAACAAGATTTAGAAAATCATTTCTTTTCCTTTGAGGCAAGCGCTCATCTTTCTCTTTCTATCCAGGAACTATACGATCGCTTTAATGCCAAGTTTCTTCTGTTAATACGCTCTCCAGAGCGAGTCGTTAATTCCTATTTACAAAAAGGATGGTATGAAAAACCTGTAATACGAGCCAATCCCAATCTGGCACCGGGCTATCAGGATTACTGCACGTCTTTTCATCACTCTCTAGGACGAATTATGCCCTCTGGAGAGAAGTTCCTGCAATGGAACCAAATGAGCCGCATCGGAAAAATTGCTTGGTACTGGAATGCACTTAATGCTAGAGTTCTCGAACAGTTTGAGCGCATCCCAGAAACTCACTGGCGTATAGAAAAGCTTGAAGATTTGTCCTACAGCCGCTATCTAGAAATTGCCGAGTTTTTTGGCTTTCAGTCGGCGATCGCGCCGGAAATATACGAGCAATTATCGCTACGCCGACCCAACGCTAAATCTCGCGTTCCTACTATTGCTACCTGGAATAGTACTGAGATTAGTGAGTTTGAGGCAGAGGTAGAGCCGATGGCTAAAAGGTTTGGTTACGAATACAAGGTGAATCATTTACCCATTCCCCAGCCACAACAAGATTCAACAGAGCAAACCTCATTAAGCCAGTTAGGACATCGCACTAAGAAGTTGGCAGTGAGTGCACTCAAGAGTATCGGTCATACCTTAATGCCCAATGCGAGGCAGGAGAAGAAGGATTAAAGGATTAGATATAGCGATCGTCGCGCATTTTTCCCTTTTAGACTTTTGTACAAACACGATATCTAGCGGCTCTACCAAACTTTTCTTTTCGAGCGAGAAAGTAATATGGCAACCTTAAAATCCCTGCTTTATTTGTCTAATGGCAACTTACCTTCAAAAATGGCTCATACCATACAAGTTGTTAAGATGGCGCAAGCCTTATCTCAGCAGCTCGACAATTTTGAGTTAGTGACAGGTGGCGATCTTCGATCGGCTTTAACGGGGATGGATGGCGAATTTCAAAATTGGTATGGCTTACATCGCCATTTTAAGCTAGTACGCTTGCCAACACACGTTAAGGTAAAGTATCCTTTTCCCCAAGATTATCAAAGTTACAGATATTTTAAGTTAGCGGTATTGTATGCTTGCCTGAAATCTCCTTCCTTGGTGTTTACTCGCTCGACTCTAATTGCCGATCGCTTGCTAAAGATTGGCGTACCCGTTCTCTGGGAAAAGCACGAACTAATCGACGACAATTCTGCTAGCCGCAAATTTTTTGCTGACAAAAACTTGATCGGTTTCGTTACCATATCGCAACGATTAGCCGATCGCTGTATCAACTATGGTCTCAGTCCCGAAAAGGCATTGGTCGCTCATAGCGGCGTGGATGTGCAAAGTTTTCTTCCCTACCAAGAAAAACATTTGGCTCGCCAAAAGCTATCCCTTCCTCAAGCTGAAAAAATCATCTTATACTCCGGTCACTTGTACGAATACAAAGGAATTCCAACGCTTCTGGAGACTGCCCGCATGATGCCAGAATGCCGATTTGTTTTGGTAGGAGGATGGGTTGAGGATATCGATCGCGTCAAACAAGAGTGTAACAAACTTAATTTACATAACGTACAGCTTGTCGGTCACGTAACGCAAACCGAGTTGGCATCATATTTATATGCGGCAGATATCTTAATCGTTCCGACGAGTAAGTACTGGCATTTAGGCGAAACCACCAGTCCTCTCAAACTATTTGAATATATGGTCGTTAAAAGACCGATTGTTGCTTCGGCTTTACCGACTATTATGACAGTATTGCGCGATCGCGAAAACGCTTTGCTAGCAGAGCCTGACGAACCGCTTTCCTTCAAAGACGCGATCGCGAATTTATTGGAGAACCCTATTCTTGCAAATAATATTGCCGAACGTGCTTTCCAAGAGGTACAAAACTTTACTTGGGATAAGCGAGCCAAGCGCATCGTAGAATTTTCAGCAGAAAGGCTAAAAGAAGTCGATCGAGACACAGCTAACCTTGGGAAAAACTTGATTAGATATCTCCAACAAAACGTGAGAGCGGCTTTTACGTGAAATAAGTCGCTCTTCCCTGAAATTTTCCTTTTTGTTTTGAGACCAATAGCCATGCGAATCCTTGTTGCTAGTATCTTTGAAGCCTCATCTCAGAAAGCTCACGTTATTAATACGGTTAAGATGGCTCAGGGCTTTGCTAGGCTAGGGCATGAAGTTACCATTATCTGCTGCCAAGCACCAGAGGGTGCGGTATCGCCCGACAAACTGGCTAAAATATACGGGCTAACGGAACCATTGCGCTGGGTGCAATTGCCAAAGAAAATTTTAGGTTACAAGATTAACGAATATAGGTGGTTTGCTCTACTAGCTTTACCCTTTGTACTTCAGATTCGACCCGATTTAGTTTACGCCCGTAACGATGGCTATCCCGGATTAACCGTAACCAGTAAATACGGAATCCCAACTGTTGCTGAAAGCCACGCACATGTGGGCACCAACACAATTCCCTTCCTGCGTCTGGTAGAACTCACCCGCGATCGTGCTTTCCTCGTGTGGGTAACGATATCCCATCGTCTGGTTGACTACTACCATTCTCTGGGCGTGCCTAAAGATAAGCTAATCGTACTCTGTGATGCAGTCGATCTAAAATTTTTCCAGCGCCCAGAACATTTGCCACCGAGTCCTTATTCAGGAAATCGGGCAAATGTAGCGTATGTCGGGCACCTATACGATTACAAAGGGATTCCCACAGTCCTAGAAACCGCAGCCAAGCTACCCGACATACACTTTCATTTAGTAGGCGGATTGCCAGAGGATATTGATAGGCAACAAAAACGAGCGCAGGAACTTCAGTTAGATAATGTCACTTTCCACGGACTCCAGCCACAAGTAGAACTGCCAAAGTTTCTCTGGCATGCAGATGTCTTGCTTCTTCCCCCTTCGCAACACCATCCGAGTGCTGCTTGGACGAGTCCTGTCAAGTTAGGCGAGTATTTGGCATCTGGCACTCCGATAGTCGCTACCGAGATCCTGGCTTTAAGAGACTGGTTAACCGACGATGACGTTGAATTTGTCGAACCCGACAATCCCGAAGCGCTTGCTAAGGGGATTGCGCACCTGTTATCTAATCAGCAACGAGCCGAACAGCTTCGAGTATCTGGACTTGCTAAGGCTCAAGAGCTATCCTACGAAAAAAGAGCGCAAGCAATTCTTAAGTACTACAAAAAAGATACTTCATCGCTAAAACAAAGATTTTGAAGATAGGTAATCTGCTACTCTTTGTTTGAGATTAATATCCTAAATGATTACTTTATAGGAATTTTGAATATGAACAAACCTTTTTTAACAGAAAAAATCAAAAACGTAATAAAAATAATAGCACCAGAGAAACCGAAGATATTTTTCATGCATATTCCTAAAACAGGAGGAATTTCGGTAGATAATGCGATCGCTCGGTTTTACAAAAGAAGCTCTTACAATGTCGATCCTGCTTTTTCAAAAACAGCTTCAAAAATACTATGCAACCCTGAAAATGTTTCGAGTCGAGACTATAACATGTTCGTCTTTAGACAGTATTTAGCCCTTCATGAAATGGTAAAAGGAACAAAATATATTAGCGGTCACGTGCGTTTTAATTTAGATATCTGGAATGCTTATCATAGTCAATATGCTTATATAACTATTTTAAGAAATCCTATAAAAAGATATATTTCTCAATATTTTTATGATGCTTTTAAAAAAGACGAGCATGCAAGAGTAAGTGAAGACTTGCCAAATTATCTTAGATCGAATAAAGGAAAAGAAAGAGGTCATACCTATATTAACTATCTCAGCAATGCTTGGCCTCAAGAGAATTGTAGCGTTCAAGAAAAACTTAAATTAGCAAAAGATAATTTAGATAAATTTCAGTTGGTTGGTTTTTTGGAGCAGATCGATGTTTTTATTGAAAGATTTAAAAATCAATTTGGATTGAGTTTAAGAATCCCTCACAAAAATAAAAATCCCATTTCTCGTCCACAGGTAGACGACAAGATGATTCAACAGATTGAGGAGGTATGCGAACCCGACATAGAACTTTATGAGTATGCTAAAAAGAAGTCTCTTTCAGAGATGCTGTCGCTGTGACTAATGCGATCGCCTTAAAATTTCATGGGATAATAGAGTTTGCTGGCGAGTTAAGTCCCTGAGAAATTCCGTGTCAACCGAACAGCATAAAATTGGCGTAGCAGTAGTCGGGACGGGTTTTGGTCAAGCCATCCATATCCCTGGATTTCAGCACCATCCGCGCACCGAGGTCGTTGCCGTCTACAACCGCGACTTGGGAAAAGCAAAAGCGATCGCAGATTCCCATAACATTCCCTACGCCTATAACCAACTAGAGAAAATTCTTGCTTTACCCGAAGTTGAGGCGGTTAGTATTTCTACCCCGCCATTTCTGCACTACGAGATGGGAAAGATGGCACTAGAGGCAGGAAAGCATCTCTTGCTGGAAAAGCCGATGAATATGTCGGCGCAGGAAACCAAAGAACTGTATCATCTAGCAGCAAAAAAAGGCTTAGTAGCGACGGCTGACTTTGAATTTCGCTTTGTTCCCGGGTGGCAACTCCTAGCCGAATACCTCCAACAAGGCTATGTCGGACAAACGCGCTTGATTAAAATCGATTGGTTGGTAGCCAGTCGCGCCAATCCCGAACGCCCTTGGAATTGGTACTCTCGCAAAGATATGGGAGGAGGTGCGTTAGGGGCAATCGGTTCCCATGCCTTTGATTATATTAACTGGCTTTTTGGTTCGGTGCAGCGATTGTGCGCTAATTTAACTTGCGCCATCAAAGAACGACCCGATCCCAATGCAGGAGGGGAATTAAAACCCGTCGATGCGGACGATACCTGTTTGATAATTTTAGAGTTGGCAGATGGCACGCCCTGTCAACTATCGATTAGTTCGGTGACGTATCAAGGACGGGGACATTGGGTAGAAGTGTA
It includes:
- a CDS encoding ABC transporter ATP-binding protein → MLNEIQDRQIDAQPENADIVISVENISKKFCRDLRKSLFYGVLDIATDLVGGRRKSDRLRKGEFWALKDVSFQLRRGEALGLVGANGAGKSTLLRIISGLIKPDTGRVRVRGRLAPLIALGAGFNPILTGRENVYANMSILGLSTKEINERFDAVVDFAEIGEAIDAPVQSYSSGMSARLGFASAIHTQPDILLIDEVLAVGDIKFKAKCYRRLHELNQQGVSFILVNHNTQAILNVCDSAIYLSKGQLVAFGDTGTILNQYEKDLFLEGRENTPGVLYLPKKLEHESLGLDLISIYFKSLEGDIVESIISGEPIVFCVNFRAHKKFSDVNVHLKITELRKQGNPILFLSNKNDGKSFEVGIGEHEIQLKIPYLSLVPGAYIMSIKLKEGALGTLDLVESFKFTVKSDINMGISLINQQRSWEIASKQ
- a CDS encoding glycosyltransferase, translating into MKIAFIVSHFPVLSETFILNQIVGLLDRGYEVDIYADQVGDSYKIHPEVEKYRLLERTYYWPQIPNNLWWRLFKGMGLLLANGYKDLRLFMRSLNFTKYGKQAFSLYLLYTATPLLKKTYDIIHCQFGTQSFRGMAFRVMNSPGSKLIVAFRGYDLSEMLQRKGSRVYDELFQEGDCFLPNCDYLKQLVLKLGCSEQKVIVHRSGIDCRRFFFTPRHLPLDGRVRIVTIGRFVEKKGIEYGIRAFAKIAQVNQNIEYNIIGDGALRQKLQQLIEELNVSEKVKLLGWKHQEECIKILNDSHILIAVSVTGKDGDREGIPNVLKEAMAMGLPVISTFHAGIPELVEDGISGFLVSECDVDATAEKLGYLIEHPEVWSEMGRAGRAHVEKYFDTHALNNELVKIYQQLLSSEESQQLMQEYPVSQG
- a CDS encoding ABC transporter permease, whose protein sequence is MPPEIVHTPESLLRHPVQLFKQMWRDLLASRELAWRLMVRDLKAQYRQSFLGIAWAFLPPIFMAAGFTLANDAKVISVSATDIPYPAYVMFSTALWQTFVEALNGPVQAVTLAKPMLSRVNFPREAIILAKLGEVFFNFAIKLILIVALFVWFRVPVSWTVILAPVALIHLIMLGTLIGMLLSPLGALYQDVSKGITMATGFWLFLTPVIYPVPSQGTFGVLVKLNPVTPLLVTTRELATTGVVSEPLGFWIVSIMTIVGLVLTWIAFRLALPYVIERISS
- a CDS encoding glycosyltransferase family 4 protein, with protein sequence MRILVASIFEASSQKAHVINTVKMAQGFARLGHEVTIICCQAPEGAVSPDKLAKIYGLTEPLRWVQLPKKILGYKINEYRWFALLALPFVLQIRPDLVYARNDGYPGLTVTSKYGIPTVAESHAHVGTNTIPFLRLVELTRDRAFLVWVTISHRLVDYYHSLGVPKDKLIVLCDAVDLKFFQRPEHLPPSPYSGNRANVAYVGHLYDYKGIPTVLETAAKLPDIHFHLVGGLPEDIDRQQKRAQELQLDNVTFHGLQPQVELPKFLWHADVLLLPPSQHHPSAAWTSPVKLGEYLASGTPIVATEILALRDWLTDDDVEFVEPDNPEALAKGIAHLLSNQQRAEQLRVSGLAKAQELSYEKRAQAILKYYKKDTSSLKQRF
- a CDS encoding glycosyltransferase, whose translation is MATLKSLLYLSNGNLPSKMAHTIQVVKMAQALSQQLDNFELVTGGDLRSALTGMDGEFQNWYGLHRHFKLVRLPTHVKVKYPFPQDYQSYRYFKLAVLYACLKSPSLVFTRSTLIADRLLKIGVPVLWEKHELIDDNSASRKFFADKNLIGFVTISQRLADRCINYGLSPEKALVAHSGVDVQSFLPYQEKHLARQKLSLPQAEKIILYSGHLYEYKGIPTLLETARMMPECRFVLVGGWVEDIDRVKQECNKLNLHNVQLVGHVTQTELASYLYAADILIVPTSKYWHLGETTSPLKLFEYMVVKRPIVASALPTIMTVLRDRENALLAEPDEPLSFKDAIANLLENPILANNIAERAFQEVQNFTWDKRAKRIVEFSAERLKEVDRDTANLGKNLIRYLQQNVRAAFT
- a CDS encoding NAD-dependent epimerase/dehydratase family protein, translating into MTTSIVTGVAGFIGSHLAEALLKQGERVIGIDEFNDYYEPSFKRRNISSLESYSSFELIEGSIHELNWQELLANAETLYHQAAQAGVRASWGESFRHYTERNINATQIILEAAKESKSLKRLVFASSSSIYGNAETLPTPESICPQPTSPYGITKLAAEYLCFLYYRNFQVPVTALRYFSVYGPRQRPDMAFHKFFKAAMVGAPIPIYGDGQQTRDFTFVSDVVAANLAAATVPDAIGEAFNIGGGSRVVLADMLDKIEAIAAIPIQRNYLETARGDARHTGADVSKAKALLGWSPKVSLIEGLTQQWEWIQTVY
- a CDS encoding Gfo/Idh/MocA family protein: MSTEQHKIGVAVVGTGFGQAIHIPGFQHHPRTEVVAVYNRDLGKAKAIADSHNIPYAYNQLEKILALPEVEAVSISTPPFLHYEMGKMALEAGKHLLLEKPMNMSAQETKELYHLAAKKGLVATADFEFRFVPGWQLLAEYLQQGYVGQTRLIKIDWLVASRANPERPWNWYSRKDMGGGALGAIGSHAFDYINWLFGSVQRLCANLTCAIKERPDPNAGGELKPVDADDTCLIILELADGTPCQLSISSVTYQGRGHWVEVYGDRATLVLGSDNLKDYIHGFRLMAAPAGKSLAEVEIPKRLAFPQVFTDGRLAPFIRVVDRWVESIDAGESLVPSLREGVYSQLLMDLTHQSNEHRCWVDVPDLDTFLSLAETQRRRED
- a CDS encoding sulfotransferase family 2 domain-containing protein, giving the protein MNKPFLTEKIKNVIKIIAPEKPKIFFMHIPKTGGISVDNAIARFYKRSSYNVDPAFSKTASKILCNPENVSSRDYNMFVFRQYLALHEMVKGTKYISGHVRFNLDIWNAYHSQYAYITILRNPIKRYISQYFYDAFKKDEHARVSEDLPNYLRSNKGKERGHTYINYLSNAWPQENCSVQEKLKLAKDNLDKFQLVGFLEQIDVFIERFKNQFGLSLRIPHKNKNPISRPQVDDKMIQQIEEVCEPDIELYEYAKKKSLSEMLSL